From one Nitrospiria bacterium genomic stretch:
- a CDS encoding radical SAM protein translates to MKINEIYKSIQGESTYVGQPCLFIRTTGCNLRCEWCDTPHAFYEGLEMTLEAILSRVETSACRLVELTGGEPLLQKEAPLLVTRLLDGGYTVLIETSGSLDIRAVDPRAIVIMDIKCPASGMSGAMRWDNIQALRSLDQVKFVIKDRADYDWALEILDQYPVLSQRVVLFSPVFGALDPRQLADWILEDGRPVRLQLQIHKYIWHPEARGV, encoded by the coding sequence ATGAAGATCAACGAAATATATAAAAGCATCCAGGGCGAATCGACGTATGTCGGACAACCCTGCCTTTTTATCCGAACCACGGGCTGCAACCTTCGTTGCGAGTGGTGTGATACGCCGCACGCCTTCTATGAAGGCCTGGAGATGACCCTGGAGGCCATCCTGTCCCGGGTCGAGACGTCGGCCTGCCGGCTGGTGGAGTTGACCGGGGGAGAACCGCTGCTGCAGAAGGAGGCCCCGTTGTTGGTGACCCGGCTGCTGGACGGCGGCTACACGGTGCTGATCGAAACCAGCGGAAGCCTCGACATCCGGGCCGTTGATCCGAGGGCGATCGTCATTATGGATATCAAATGCCCCGCGAGCGGCATGTCGGGCGCCATGCGCTGGGATAACATCCAGGCGCTCCGATCGCTCGATCAGGTCAAGTTCGTCATCAAGGATCGCGCCGATTACGACTGGGCCCTGGAGATCTTGGATCAATACCCCGTTCTGAGCCAACGCGTCGTTCTCTTTTCGCCGGTGTTCGGCGCCCTGGATCCCCGGCAGCTGGCCGACTGGATCCTTGAAGACGGCCGGCCGGTCCGTCTCCAGCTGCAGATCCACAAATATATCTGGCATCCGGAGGCTCGGGGCGTCTGA
- a CDS encoding leucyl aminopeptidase, translating into MTVKGVQDEMDIKIKKGKMEEEAAEAIVLSHFEGEKSLSEETAAVDRALGGQIRGLIAAGEFTGKLNQVLLLHLRGELPAQRVLLVGLGKKKEVGTEKIRQAMGTASRQLRDSGIKSFSTPLHGHGQNKISTFESAQAIVEGCLLGLYQFTAYRTEKRSEIKEVQQITLVDRAEGKIAEVAGGSRTGQILADATNFVRDLCNHPSNVVTPSRLAEEARAIAKEFGLTCRVIEKDEAESLGMGAFLGVAKGSQEPPKFIILEYHGGKKKEAPVAIVGKSITFDSGGISIKPAEKMEQMKTDMSGGATVLGTMKALAQLKLPVSIVGLLPATENMPSGTAVKPGDVVRAMSGKTIEVINTDAEGRMILADALAYAARYKPSAIVDLATLTGACVVALGNRATGVMGTNPKLIERLKRAGERCGERLWELPLWEEYQEQIKSDVADMKNVGGRGAGAITAAAFLQKFVGDIPWAHLDIAGTSWNDDPRPYAPKGATGVGVRLLIQWLTDATREKA; encoded by the coding sequence ATGACCGTGAAAGGAGTTCAAGACGAAATGGACATCAAGATCAAGAAGGGCAAGATGGAGGAAGAGGCGGCCGAGGCGATTGTCCTGAGCCATTTTGAAGGCGAAAAATCTCTTTCGGAAGAAACCGCGGCCGTGGACCGGGCGCTGGGGGGGCAGATCAGGGGATTGATCGCCGCCGGCGAATTCACCGGAAAGCTCAACCAAGTGCTGCTGCTTCATCTTCGGGGCGAGCTCCCGGCCCAACGGGTTTTGCTCGTCGGACTGGGAAAGAAAAAAGAGGTCGGTACCGAGAAAATCCGTCAGGCGATGGGCACGGCCAGCCGGCAACTTCGCGACAGCGGGATCAAGTCCTTTTCAACGCCCCTTCACGGGCACGGACAGAACAAAATCTCGACCTTTGAATCGGCCCAAGCCATCGTGGAGGGATGCCTGCTGGGTCTCTATCAATTTACCGCCTACCGGACCGAAAAACGTTCGGAGATCAAAGAGGTGCAACAAATTACCCTGGTGGATCGGGCCGAGGGGAAGATTGCGGAGGTGGCCGGCGGGAGCCGCACGGGGCAGATCCTGGCCGACGCGACCAATTTCGTCCGAGACCTGTGCAACCATCCTTCCAACGTGGTGACTCCCTCCCGGCTGGCCGAGGAGGCGAGAGCGATCGCAAAGGAATTCGGGCTGACCTGCCGGGTGATCGAGAAGGACGAGGCCGAATCGCTGGGCATGGGCGCCTTCCTCGGCGTTGCGAAAGGGAGTCAGGAGCCGCCCAAGTTCATCATCCTGGAGTATCACGGCGGGAAGAAGAAAGAGGCGCCGGTGGCGATCGTCGGCAAATCCATCACGTTCGATTCCGGCGGCATCTCGATCAAGCCGGCCGAAAAAATGGAGCAGATGAAAACCGATATGTCCGGCGGGGCCACCGTGCTGGGAACGATGAAGGCCCTGGCTCAACTCAAACTTCCCGTGTCGATCGTGGGCCTTCTCCCCGCGACCGAGAACATGCCTTCCGGAACGGCGGTCAAGCCCGGCGACGTGGTGCGCGCCATGTCCGGGAAGACGATCGAGGTGATCAATACCGACGCGGAGGGGCGGATGATTCTGGCCGACGCCCTCGCCTACGCCGCGCGCTACAAGCCGTCCGCCATTGTCGATCTGGCGACCCTCACCGGCGCCTGCGTGGTGGCGCTGGGAAACCGCGCGACGGGAGTGATGGGAACGAACCCGAAATTGATCGAACGTCTTAAACGGGCCGGAGAACGCTGCGGCGAGCGGCTCTGGGAGCTGCCGTTGTGGGAGGAGTATCAGGAACAGATCAAGAGCGACGTGGCGGACATGAAAAATGTGGGCGGGCGCGGCGCCGGCGCCATCACCGCGGCGGCCTTCCTCCAGAAATTCGTGGGTGATATTCCCTGGGCCCATCTCGACATCGCCGGCACCTCTTGGAATGACGATCCCCGCCCCTACGCGCCCAAAGGCGCCACGGGCGTGGGGGTGCGGCTTCTGATCCAATGGCTGACCGATGCCACGCGGGAGAAGGCATGA
- the nagZ gene encoding beta-N-acetylhexosaminidase, whose product MTLKEKIGQLFMVGFNGVGPSKAVVRLITEFQIGGVILFARNLQSPSQTAKLCNALQSQSPRMPLLISIDQEGGRVSRLPKGFTLFPGGAQLAACRSTELVYRVAEATARELRSVGINMNLAPVLDVHTNPSNPIIGDRAFGDSPTLVSTLGLTMIAGFQDNNVIACGKHFPGHGDTGADSHKELPRVSHGLRRLREVELRPFLHVIPNGLASIMTAHVLYPQLDPDEPATLSKRIVTGLLRESMGFKGVVITDDLQMKAISQTHGPGEAAVKAIEAGVDLLLICNDEEDPLKALEAVARAVRQKRISEARIEQSLLRILQMKEKYILPYQPSDLAQVKEIVGSSSNKHLLEEIKERSEAPVAVKAG is encoded by the coding sequence ATGACACTCAAGGAAAAGATCGGCCAGCTCTTCATGGTGGGTTTCAACGGCGTCGGTCCCTCCAAAGCCGTCGTCCGGCTGATCACGGAGTTTCAGATCGGCGGGGTGATTCTGTTCGCCCGGAACCTCCAGTCGCCGTCCCAAACCGCCAAACTGTGCAACGCCCTCCAGTCGCAATCGCCCCGGATGCCCCTGTTGATTTCGATCGATCAGGAAGGCGGGCGCGTCTCAAGGCTCCCGAAAGGCTTCACGCTTTTTCCCGGCGGCGCTCAGCTGGCCGCCTGCCGCTCGACGGAACTGGTCTATCGCGTTGCCGAGGCGACGGCCCGGGAGCTGCGGTCGGTCGGGATCAATATGAACTTGGCCCCGGTTCTGGACGTCCATACCAACCCCTCCAACCCGATCATCGGCGACCGCGCGTTCGGCGACAGCCCCACATTGGTCAGCACGCTGGGGCTGACGATGATCGCGGGTTTTCAGGACAACAACGTGATCGCCTGCGGAAAACACTTTCCGGGGCACGGGGACACCGGCGCCGATTCACACAAGGAGCTGCCCCGCGTTTCGCACGGCCTCCGGCGGCTGCGCGAAGTGGAGCTGCGGCCCTTTCTCCACGTCATCCCGAACGGCCTGGCCTCGATCATGACGGCCCACGTGCTCTATCCCCAGTTGGATCCCGACGAGCCGGCCACCTTGTCCAAACGGATCGTGACCGGGCTGCTCCGCGAGAGCATGGGGTTCAAGGGCGTCGTGATCACGGACGATCTGCAGATGAAGGCGATCTCGCAGACGCACGGACCGGGCGAAGCGGCCGTCAAGGCGATCGAGGCCGGCGTGGACCTCCTTCTGATCTGCAACGACGAAGAGGACCCGTTGAAAGCGCTGGAGGCCGTGGCCCGGGCCGTCAGACAAAAACGGATCAGCGAGGCCCGTATCGAGCAGTCGCTGCTCCGAATCCTTCAGATGAAGGAAAAGTACATCCTCCCCTATCAGCCGTCCGATCTCGCGCAGGTCAAGGAGATCGTAGGCTCCTCTTCCAACAAACACCTTCTCGAGGAAATCAAGGAAAGATCCGAGGCCCCGGTGGCTGTGAAGGCGGGCTGA
- the lexA gene encoding transcriptional repressor LexA, with amino-acid sequence MPTSTKEVGLTERQDEILAFIKTHIEKSGFPPTVLEIQKEFSFKSPNAVQEHVKAIARKGYIRRNPNKWRGLELVGVAKKEPVAPPTVLVPLIGRVAAGSPILAEENIEGMISIDRSLVNRPTKLFALHVKGDSMIKAGIYDGNIVIAHQQSAAENGDIVVALLGDEATVKRFYHKNKMILLQPENDKMSPIKITKQVDLSILGKVVATLRRISGS; translated from the coding sequence TTGCCTACCTCGACAAAAGAGGTTGGATTAACGGAACGTCAAGATGAAATCTTAGCGTTCATTAAGACCCATATCGAGAAGTCAGGTTTTCCACCCACCGTTTTAGAAATCCAAAAAGAATTTTCCTTCAAATCCCCTAACGCCGTCCAGGAACATGTAAAGGCCATCGCCCGCAAGGGCTATATCCGCAGGAACCCGAACAAGTGGAGAGGGTTGGAACTTGTTGGTGTTGCCAAGAAGGAACCCGTGGCACCTCCCACCGTCCTCGTTCCATTGATCGGTCGCGTAGCCGCAGGGTCACCCATTCTGGCGGAAGAAAACATTGAAGGGATGATTTCCATAGACCGTTCTCTTGTTAATCGTCCGACAAAACTGTTTGCCCTTCATGTCAAAGGCGATAGCATGATAAAGGCCGGCATTTATGACGGCAATATCGTGATTGCACACCAACAGTCCGCTGCAGAGAATGGGGACATTGTAGTTGCTTTGCTCGGCGATGAAGCCACGGTAAAAAGATTTTACCACAAAAATAAAATGATCCTCTTACAACCTGAAAACGACAAGATGTCACCGATAAAAATTACCAAACAGGTAGATTTAAGTATCTTGGGTAAGGTAGTCGCAACTTTACGGAGGATAAGTGGCTCTTGA
- a CDS encoding ATP-binding protein, giving the protein MGAIPTSEMPGHKSLHERALSALDRCQELQGVDFKESAAWQVLQWKIIKTVLGMGNLRDGGIIVIGASERSETWDLTGIAPDHLLTYDVDDIIGKTNAYVSPHVDLDIVTVRYRNGKIFLVIQIREIEDTPLVCKKNGPDDEDLYEGTVYVRPPGMARTTKITNATQMHDLLELAAEKRARRILEVSRRVGLVSSPSFSEQFDRELEGL; this is encoded by the coding sequence ATGGGAGCAATTCCAACATCTGAGATGCCAGGTCACAAGAGTCTACACGAGAGAGCACTCTCTGCTCTTGATCGTTGTCAGGAATTACAAGGTGTAGACTTTAAGGAGTCGGCAGCTTGGCAAGTACTGCAATGGAAGATTATCAAGACTGTATTGGGAATGGGAAATCTTCGTGATGGAGGGATCATTGTTATTGGCGCTTCCGAACGTAGCGAAACTTGGGACCTCACAGGTATTGCGCCTGACCATCTTTTAACTTACGACGTAGATGATATCATCGGCAAAACGAATGCCTATGTGTCCCCACACGTTGATTTAGACATTGTGACCGTACGGTACCGGAATGGGAAGATTTTTCTTGTGATCCAAATAAGGGAGATTGAAGACACGCCTTTAGTCTGTAAGAAGAATGGACCAGATGATGAAGACCTATACGAGGGAACAGTCTATGTTCGGCCGCCTGGCATGGCGAGAACAACAAAAATCACCAATGCAACACAGATGCACGATTTGCTCGAACTCGCGGCTGAAAAGCGGGCTCGACGTATTCTTGAAGTGTCGAGACGAGTAGGTCTTGTATCTTCTCCATCTTTTTCTGAGCAATTCGACAGAGAACTAGAAGGTTTATAA